One window from the genome of Salvia splendens isolate huo1 chromosome 9, SspV2, whole genome shotgun sequence encodes:
- the LOC121748062 gene encoding uncharacterized protein LOC121748062 — MGNCIFKALGAVEDMAKVVTPDGSVLELYAPITAECVTNEFPGHAIFGSPGRTSPPLLHSESLRAGHHYYLLPAHQANGTAAGRAPPYRMSVDKLRRLPEEAEALPSAGVWKVRLVIDTDRLSEILSQEARTEALIESVRTAAKPGSRPPPPPAPSGGVGRAPRSIGDDFRLMCR, encoded by the coding sequence ATGGGAAATTGCATATTCAAAGCGTTGGGAGCGGTGGAAGACATGGCCAAAGTGGTGACGCCCGACGGCAGCGTGTTGGAGCTCTATGCTCCGATCACCGCCGAGTGCGTCACCAACGAATTCCCGGGCCACGCCATCTTCGGCAGCCCCGGCCGCACCTCTCCTCCGCTCCTCCACAGCGAGAGCCTCCGCGCTGGCCACCACTACTACCTCCTCCCCGCGCACCAAGCCAATGGCACCGCCGCCGGCCGTGCGCCGCCGTACCGGATGTCGGTGGACAAGCTGCGGCGGCTgccggaggaggcggaggcgctTCCGAGCGCGGGGGTGTGGAAAGTGAGGCTGGTCATCGACACGGACCGGCTGTCGGAGATACTGTCGCAGGAGGCGCGGACGGAAGCGCTCATCGAGAGCGTCCGGACGGCGGCCAAGCCGGGGTCCCGTCCTCCTCCGCCGCCAGCTCCGAGCGGCGGAGTAGGACGAGCGCCGCGGAGTATTGGTGATGATTTTAGACTTATGTGTAGATAG
- the LOC121747021 gene encoding NAC domain-containing protein 43-like — MSILVNGQSQVPPGFRFHPTEEELLQYYLKKKVGSEKIDLDVIQDVDLNKLEPWDIQEKCKIGTTPQNDWYFFSHKDKKYPTGTRTNRATCSGFWKATGRDKVIYGGNSARIGMRKTLVFYKGRAPHGQKSDWIMHEYRLDDNAAPTSVCNAAGEGGPEDGWVVCRVFKKKSLGHKASDSAATWSCSSMMTMNSCNEASLEEMLGTPCIRDLDTDNNDNNDDDNNNNNNNNNNNNISNNNNSSSNNNSRRFLKLPGLSYYQPLHLQMFGDDVADFPSFLPQPPEIQDWAALDRLVASHLISDAPRQVSTSSDDPLLNLQQQQRSSRRYAAAAHDYQSEGDLWSFVPTDNDPMCDVSAVQPI; from the exons ATGAGTATTTTGGTGAACGGACAGTCGCAAGTGCCTCCGGGCTTCCGGTTTCACCCGACCGAGGAGGAGCTTTTGCAGTATTACTTGAAGAAGAAGGTCGGTTCGGAGAAGATTGATTTGGATGTCATACAAGATGTGGATCTTAACAAACTCGAACCTTGGGATATTCAAG AAAAGTGCAAAATTGGGACTACACCACAAAACGATTGGTACTTCTTTAGCCACAAAGACAAGAAGTACCCGACGGGGACGCGCACGAACCGGGCGACGTGCTCGGGCTTCTGGAAGGCGACGGGGCGCGACAAGGTCATCTACGGCGGAAACTCAGCCAGGATAGGGATGAGGAAGACTCTGGTGTTCTACAAGGGCCGCGCCCCGCACGGCCAGAAATCCGACTGGATCATGCACGAGTACCGGCTCGACGACAACGCTGCTCCGACCTCG GTTTGCAATGCGGCGGGTGAAGGCGGGCCGGAGGACGGGTGGGTGGTTTGCCGCGTGTTCAAGAAGAAAAGCCTCGGCCACAAAGCGTCCGACAGCGCGGCGACATGGTCGTGCTCGTCGATGATGACCATGAATTCATGCAACGAGGCGAGCCTCGAGGAAATGCTGGGCACTCCCTGTATACGAGATCTGGATACAGACAACAACGACAACAACGacgatgataataataataataataataataataataataataatattagtaataataacaacagcagcagcaacaacaaCAGCCGAAGATTCCTGAAACTTCCAGGACTCAGCTACTACCAACCACTCCACCTTCAAATGTTCGGCGACGACGTCGCCGACTTCCCATCGTTCCTCCCTCAGCCGCCCGAGATCCAGGACTGGGCGGCGCTGGACCGCCTCGTGGCGTCGCACCTGATCAGCGACGCCCCGAGGCAGGTGTCCACCAGCTCCGACGATCCGCTGCTGAACCTGCAGCAGCAGCAGAGATCGTCGAGGCGCTACGCCGCGGCGGCGCATGATTACCAAAGTGAAGGCGATTTATGGAGCTTTGTGCCGACGGATAACGACCCGATGTGTGACGTGTCGGCCGTTCAGCCCATCTAG
- the LOC121748805 gene encoding GRF1-interacting factor 3-like, with translation MQQPAPMFPVMPSFPPTNITTEQIQKYLDENKKLILAILDNQNLGKLAECAQYQAQLQKNLMYLAAIADAQPQTPTMPSQMTPHPAMQQGGFYMQHPQAAAMPQQQGMFQPRPPPFNSPHLLQDPQQHLNNQLGMRSVGPNNGMIPQHMDPSLGGASSSVPTKDTRGVSMQDKPDSRAAAGLDGPGNSPAIRGIGDAEEAK, from the exons ATGCAGCAACCGGCGCCAATGTTTCCCGTCATGCCGTCGTTTCCACCTACAAACATCACCACGGAGCAGATTCAGAAG TACCTAGACGAGAACAAGAAACTGATATTGGCTATTCTGGATAATCAAAATCTAGGCAAACTCGCTGAATGTGCCCA GTACCAGGCTCAGCTTCAAAAGAACCTGATGTATTTGGCTGCTATAGCCGATGCCCAACCTCAAACACCCACAATGCCTAGCCAG ATGACTCCTCATCCCGCAATGCAACAAGGTGGGTTCTACATGCAGCATCCTCAGGCTGCAGCCATGCCTCAGCAGCAAGGCATGTTCCAGCCCCGACCACCACCCTTTAACAGCCCACACTTATTACAAGATCCTCAGCAACATCTGAATAACCAACTGGGCATGAGGTCTGTCGGTCCCAACAATGGCATGATCCCCCAGCATATGGACCCCAGTCTTGGAGGGGCCAGCAGCAGCGTTCCCACTAAGGACACCCGCGGGGTAAGTATGCAAGATAAACCTGATAGTCGGGCTGCAGCCGGTCTTGATGGCCCGGGAAACTCTCCTGCAATTCGTGGCATTGGAGATGCAGAGGAAGCCAAGTGA